The following nucleotide sequence is from Pseudomonas putida S13.1.2.
GTTTTCTTCGACGGTGAGGCGGGCGAACACGCGGCGGCCTTCAGGCACCACGGCAATGCTCTTGCGCATGATGTGCGAGGACGGCTGGCCGACCAGTTCTTCACCCAGGTACTTGATGCTGCCACTGTGCGCCTGCGGCGAGCCGCACAGGGTCATCAGCAAGGTCGACTTGCCGGCGCCGTTGGCACCGATCAGGGTGACGATCTCGCCCTGGTTGATCTCCACGTTGACGCTGTGCAGCGCCTGGATCTTGCCGTAGAAGGTGGAAACGTTTTCGAACTTCAGCATTTACGCTTCCCCCAGGTAGGCTTTGATCACATCAGGGTTGTCGCGGATCTCTTCCGGCGTGCCGTTGGCCAGGGGGGTGCCCTGGTTGATCACCACGATATGGTCGGAGATGCTCATCACCAGCTTCATGTCGTGCTCGATCAGCAGCACGGTGACGTTGTGCGACTCACGCAGGTAGGCGATCAGTGCCTTGAGGTCTTCGGTTTCCTTCGGGTTCAGGCCCGCCGCCGGTTCGTCGAGCATGATGATGCGCGGCTGGGTCATCATGCAGCGGGCGATTTCCAGGCGGCGTTGCTGGCCGTAGGCGAGGGTGCCGGCGGTACGGTTGGCGAATTCGGTCAGGTTGACCTTCTCCAGCCAGTACTGCGCGCGTTCCATGGCCTCCTTCTCGCTGCGGCGAAAGCTCGGGGTCTTGAACAAGCCGGCGAAGAAGTTGGTGTTCAGGTGACGGTGCTGGGCGATCAGCAGGTTTTCCAGCGCGGTCATTTCCTTGAACAGGCGCACGTTCTGGAAGGTCCGCACCACGCCCTTGCGGGCGATTTGATGGCCGGCCAGGCCCTGGATCGGCTGGCCATCGAGCAGAATGGTGCCGCCGCTGGGTTTGTAGAAACCGGTCAGGCAGTTGAACACGGTGGTCTTGCCGGCGCCGTTCGGGCCGATCAGCGCCACCACCTGTTTTTCCTTGACGGTCAGGGCCACGCCGTTGACCGCCAACAAGCCGCCGAAGCGCATGCTCAGGCCGCTGACTTGCAGAATTTCACGGCTCATCGATGCAGCTCCATGTGTGGACGTTGCATAGGCAGCAAGCCTTGCGGACGCCAGATCATCATCAACACCATCAGCGCACCGAACATCAGCATCCGGTATTCGCTGAACTCACGCATCAGCTCGGGCAGCAGGATCATCACGATGGCCGCGAGGATCACGCCCAGTTGTGAGCCCATGCCGCCAAGCACGACGATGGCGAGGATGATCGCCGACTCGATGAAGGTGAACGACTCCGGTGTCACCAGGCCTTGGCGCGCAGCGAAGAAGCTGCCGGCGAAACCGGCGAAGCAGGCACCCAGGGTAAATGCCGAGAGCTTGATCACGGTCGGGTTGAGGCCCAGTGCGCGGCAGGCGATCTCGTCTTCACGCAGGGCTTCCCAGGCACGGCCGATGGGCATGCGTAGCAGGCGGTTGATGACGAACAGCGCCAGCAGGGCCAGCAGCAGGGCCACCAGGTAGAGGAAGATGACCTTGTTGATCGAGTTGTATTCCAGCCCGAAGAACTCATGGAAGGTCTGCATGCCCTCGGCGGCACGGCGTTCGAAGGTCAGGCCGAAGAACTCTGGCTTGGGGATGTTGCTGATGCCGTTGGGGCCACCGGTCCAGTCGGTGAGGTTGCGCAGGAACAGGCGGATGATCTCGCCGAAGCCGAGGGTCACGATCGCCAGGTAGTCACCGCGCAGGCGCAGCACCGGGAAGCCAAGCAGGAAGCCGAAGGTGGCGGCCATCAGGCCGGCAATCGGCAGGCACACCCAGAAGCTCCAGCCCAGGTAGTGCGAGAGCATGGCGTAGCTGTAGGCGCCGACGGCGTAGAAACCGACGTAGCCGAGGTCGAGCAGGCCTGCCAGGCCGACCACGATGTTGAGGCCCAGGCCCAGCAACACGTAGATCAGGATCAGCGTGGCAATGTCGACCGCACCGCGCGAGCCGAAGAACGGCCACACCAGGGCAGCGACGATCAGGCCAATGATCACATAGCGCTGGGTCTTGGGCAGGGTCAGGTAGTTGCTTACGGCCGGCGGGATCAGCTTGCGATCCGAACGGCTGCCCATCACCGAACTCCACTGCTTGTCGAACAGCACGCGCAGGAACATCAATACCGAGCACACGGCGATGATGCTGAGGGTGAACGAACCCTGGCTGTGCACGACCAGGCTGATGCCGTCGATGCTCAGTTTCAGGCCCAGCACCGGGAAGGCCACGGCCCAGACCAGCAAGGCGCTGAAGAACGCCTGTTTGAGATTTTTGTTCATACTTTTTCAACCTCCGGGCGGCCCAGGATGCCGGTCGGCCGGAATAGCAGGACAAGAACCAACAAGCCGAATGCCACCACGTCCTTGTACTGGTCGCCGAAGATGTCGGCGCCAAACGCTTCGGCCACGCCAAGCACCAGCCCGCCGAGCATGGCGCCCGGGATACTGCCGATGCCACCCAGCACCGCCGCGGTGAAGGCCTTCAGGCCCACCAGGAAACCGGCGTTGGGGTTGATCACCCCGTACTGCATGCTCAGCAGCACGGCCGCCACGGCTGCCAGGGCGGCACCGATGACGAAGGTGAGGGCGATGATGTTGTTGGTGTTGATGCCCAGCAGGTTGGCCATCTTGATGTCCTCCGCGCAGGCACGGCAGGCGCGGCCCAGGCGGGAACGAGAGATGAACAGGGTGAGCAGGGTCATTGCCACGAGGGTGACCACGAACACCAGGATCTGCATGTAGCTGATCAGAACTTCCTCCGCACCGCCTGGCCCGAACGAGAAGCTTCCGGGGATCAGGTTGGGGATGGACTTGTCCTTGGAGTCTTGCGACAGCAAGACGGTGTTCTGCAGGAAGATCGACATGCCGATGGCGGAAATCAGCGGGATCAGACGGTTGCTGTTGCGCAAGGGGCGGTAGGCAACCCGTTCGATACTGTAACCATAGGCACTGGTGACGAAGATCGTCGCGACGAAGGCAACGGTCATCAGGATTGGCAGCGAATGGATACCCATCATGGCCAGGCCCGCCA
It contains:
- a CDS encoding high-affinity branched-chain amino acid ABC transporter permease LivM, which translates into the protein MNKNLKQAFFSALLVWAVAFPVLGLKLSIDGISLVVHSQGSFTLSIIAVCSVLMFLRVLFDKQWSSVMGSRSDRKLIPPAVSNYLTLPKTQRYVIIGLIVAALVWPFFGSRGAVDIATLILIYVLLGLGLNIVVGLAGLLDLGYVGFYAVGAYSYAMLSHYLGWSFWVCLPIAGLMAATFGFLLGFPVLRLRGDYLAIVTLGFGEIIRLFLRNLTDWTGGPNGISNIPKPEFFGLTFERRAAEGMQTFHEFFGLEYNSINKVIFLYLVALLLALLALFVINRLLRMPIGRAWEALREDEIACRALGLNPTVIKLSAFTLGACFAGFAGSFFAARQGLVTPESFTFIESAIILAIVVLGGMGSQLGVILAAIVMILLPELMREFSEYRMLMFGALMVLMMIWRPQGLLPMQRPHMELHR
- the livG gene encoding high-affinity branched-chain amino acid ABC transporter ATP-binding protein LivG, with amino-acid sequence MSREILQVSGLSMRFGGLLAVNGVALTVKEKQVVALIGPNGAGKTTVFNCLTGFYKPSGGTILLDGQPIQGLAGHQIARKGVVRTFQNVRLFKEMTALENLLIAQHRHLNTNFFAGLFKTPSFRRSEKEAMERAQYWLEKVNLTEFANRTAGTLAYGQQRRLEIARCMMTQPRIIMLDEPAAGLNPKETEDLKALIAYLRESHNVTVLLIEHDMKLVMSISDHIVVINQGTPLANGTPEEIRDNPDVIKAYLGEA
- the livH gene encoding high-affinity branched-chain amino acid ABC transporter permease LivH codes for the protein MPEIYHFFQQLVNGLTIGSTYALIAIGYTMVYGIIGMINFAHGEVYMIGSYVAFIALAGLAMMGIHSLPILMTVAFVATIFVTSAYGYSIERVAYRPLRNSNRLIPLISAIGMSIFLQNTVLLSQDSKDKSIPNLIPGSFSFGPGGAEEVLISYMQILVFVVTLVAMTLLTLFISRSRLGRACRACAEDIKMANLLGINTNNIIALTFVIGAALAAVAAVLLSMQYGVINPNAGFLVGLKAFTAAVLGGIGSIPGAMLGGLVLGVAEAFGADIFGDQYKDVVAFGLLVLVLLFRPTGILGRPEVEKV